A stretch of the Medicago truncatula cultivar Jemalong A17 chromosome 5, MtrunA17r5.0-ANR, whole genome shotgun sequence genome encodes the following:
- the LOC11431550 gene encoding tubulin-folding cofactor A, producing the protein MDTVRSLKIKTSTCKRLVKELHSYEKEVEREAAKTADMKNKGADPYDLKQQENVLGESRMMIPDCRKRLEAALEDLKGILAELLNETDKKESPEIDEARNTIVEVEKVFETIEA; encoded by the exons ATGGATACTGTAAGAAGCCTGAAAATCAAGACGAGTACCTGCAAACGACTTGTGAAGGAGCTGCATTCTTATGAAAAGGAAGTTGAGAGAGAAGCTGCCAAAACAGCTGATATGAAGAACAAAGGAGCTGACCCTTATGATCTCAAGCAGCAG GAAAATGTGCTGGGTGAGTCAAGGATGATGATTCCTGACTGCCGCAAGCGTTTGGAGGCCGCTTTGGAAGACTTGAAAGGAATATTG GCCGAGTTGTTGAATGAGACTGATAAAAAGGAAAGCCCTGAAATTGATGAAGCTCGAAACACCATTGTGGAAGTTGAAAAGGTATTTGAAACAATTGAAGCTTAG
- the LOC11431549 gene encoding uncharacterized protein, which produces MIHRQIITFNKRMVKITHALFFVLCLMTSSIGHMVDGRHSSLNEDFERQLNLINRSHVKSIQTKSGYIVDCVDIHKQPAFDHLLLKNHKLQRKPTFERKINETSAATSPTKHAYGFEKVRCPKGTVPIRRIIKDDLIRGKSLFNEHSLNENDGAISHYANVFLNSKGGPYYGVGGTTSVYNPEVVKGQSSAGHVFVQNGEGDGTNKIVVGWHVSPLLYNDGGTYIYSVWTPDNFKTGCYNMLCPGFIQTDQSYYPGMDVGETSTYGGVMIELPISLHQDEKGNWWLHVVDKDIGYFPAALFSKVGWGGFTVTPTNALSPPMGSGHFPN; this is translated from the exons ATGATCCATCGTCAAATTATTACTTTTAACAAGAGAATGGTGAAAATAACTCATGCATTGTTCTTTGTTCTGTGTTTGATGACTAGCAGTATTGGCCACATGGTTGATGGTAGGCATAGTTCGTTGAATGAAGATTTCGAGAGACAACTTAACCTTATTAACAGGTCTCATGTCAAGAGTATCCAG ACAAAGTCAGGGTATATAGTTGATTGTGTTGATATTCACAAACAACCAGCTTTTGATCATCTTTTACTAAAAAATCATAAGTTACag AGAAAACCaacttttgaaagaaaaattaatgaaaCAAGTGCAGCGACTTCACCAACTAAACATGCATACGGGTTTGAGAAGGTTAGATGTCCAAAAGGAACTGTCCCTATTCGGAGGATAATCAAAGATGATCTCATTCGAGGAAAATCTTTATTCAATGAACATAGCCTAAATGAAAATGACGGCGCTATCAGTCAT TATGCTAATGTGTTTCTTAATAGTAAGGGTGGTCCTTACTATGGAGTCGGAGGAACTACTAGTGTTTATAATCCAGAAGTTGTTAAGGGTCAATCAAGTGCAGGTCATGTGTTTGTTCAAAATGGAGAAGGAGATGGTACTAATAAAATCGTTGTTGGATGGCAT GTATCTCCACTATTATACAATGACGGGGGAACTTATATCTACTCAGTATGGACG cCAGATAATTTCAAGACCGGATGCTACAACATGTTGTGCCCCGGCTTCATTCAGACAGACCAATCATATTACCCCGGTATGGATGTAGGTGAAACATCTACCTATGGTGGAGTGATGATCGAGCTGCCAATTTCTCTTCATCAG GATGAAAAGGGAAATTGGTGGTTACATGTGGTAGACAAGGATATTGGATATTTTCCAGCGGCTTTATTTTCTAAAGTGGGATGGGGTGGGTTCACAGTAACACCTACAAATGCTCTCAGTCCTCCAATGGGATCAGGACACTTTCCTAATTAA